The following coding sequences are from one Ooceraea biroi isolate clonal line C1 chromosome 5, Obir_v5.4, whole genome shotgun sequence window:
- the LOC105287602 gene encoding uncharacterized protein LOC105287602, whose product MAKTFYVRNPYPVPDVSREGQWISRGPVLGKRVSPTDRDWNVKLSAHERLFAHHTLNSIRRDCRFVRPQVPDDALDFALTSVYTHSRDSLLPKTYVSVQPETLGRETWRVLRNEIKISPEPPKPDRPMHVSGYADEEPKSAARAALSADKSRCHSGPSLPRRIHPSSVKLNIEGPHMDQSNPGYSRKIDGTFYSI is encoded by the exons ATGGCAAAGACGTTCTACGTTCGGAATCCTTACCCGGTACCGGATGTCAGCCGAGAAGGACAGTGGATATCGCGCGGACCAGTGTTGGGAAAAAGGGTCTCGCCGACAGACAGAGACTGGAACGTCAAATTGAGCGCCCACGAGCGTCTCTTTGCTCATCACACCTTGAACAGCATCCGCAGGGATTGCCGATTCGTCAGACCGCAG GTGCCGGACGACGCTCTCGATTTCGCGCTGACCAGTGTTTACACGCATAGTCGCGACAGTCTGCTGCCAAAGACGTACGTGTCCGTGCAACCGGAAACGCTCGGCAGAGAAACCTGGCGCGTCTTGCGCAACGAGATCAAG ATCTCGCCGGAACCGCCGAAACCGGACAGGCCGATGCATGTGAGCGGTTATGCGGACGAGGAACCGAAATCGGCAGCTCGGGCAGCTCTATCGGCGGATAAATCGAGGTGTCACAGCGGGCCAAGCTTGCCACGGAGAATCCATCCGAGCAgcgtgaaattaaatatcgagGGTCCTCATATGGACCAATCGAATCCCGGATACAGTCGCAAAATCGACGGAACTTTTTACAGTATTTAA